The Colias croceus chromosome 21, ilColCroc2.1 genome window below encodes:
- the LOC123701419 gene encoding deoxycytidylate deaminase — translation MDLVEKTSKMSIKSNGESKMDQKREDYIEWTEYFMAMAFLAAKRSKDPHFQVGACVVNKENKIVGIGYNGMPIGCSDDQFPWGKNTPSPLDSKSLYVCHAEMNAILNKNSADVKDCTIYVGLFPCNECAKIIIQSGISEVVYLSHKGWDKPKYAASKIMFDAVGVKYWQYKPKNDKIEIRFTNINEAPS, via the exons ATGGATCTTGTTGAAAAAACTTCAAAAATGTCCATAAaaag TAATGGTGAAAGTAAAATGGATCAAAAACGAGAAGATTATATTGAGTGGACAGAATATTTCATGGCAATGGCATTTTTGGCGGCAAAGCGTAGCAAGGATCCACATTTCCAAGTTGGCGCATGTGTAGTTAATAAGGAAAACAAAATTGTCGGAATtgg GTATAACGGAATGCCTATTGGCTGTAGTGATGATCAATTTCCTTGGGGAAAAAACACTCCATCACCTTTAGATAGTAAATCTCTTTATG TATGCCACGCAGAAATGAATGCAATACTTAACAAAAACTCGGCCGATGTCAAAGACTGTACCATATATGTAGGTCTCTTCCCTTGTAACGAGTgtgctaaaataataatacagtcTGGTATTAGTGAAGTTGTTTATCTGTCACATAAGGGCTGGGATAAACCTAAGTATGCTGCATCAAAGATTATGTTTGATGCTGTGGGTGTTAAATATTG GCAATACAAACCAAAAAACGATAAAATAGAAATCAGGTTTACCAACATCAATGAGGCGccatcataa